A window of Diorhabda carinulata isolate Delta chromosome 7, icDioCari1.1, whole genome shotgun sequence contains these coding sequences:
- the LOC130896762 gene encoding zinc finger RNA-binding protein-like isoform X1 translates to MATNNYFGFTHGGTQYGATTGAYQAGQAGYAVATPATAAAATYGTQRATGYDTAYQAAAAASQGTYAAVGTGATPAYEYGYGQTAATGYASGYDQTAAAAAAAAAVAKPATYATTYTQRATTQQAQQVATAAVAAAAAAKQPTQYTATYQPTVTAYQTNYAQPAAQTTIAAQPTTQAKQQANSTTTYSGYDAALYSAATMYVAQQSGGAQQKTGAWQNYKKAGIGAKSIRPKAPPKPQQLHYCDVCKISCAGPQTYREHLEGQKHKKREAATKMAASVAVTSQNRAGNSLRCQLCDVTCTGNDAYAAHIRGAKHQKVVLLHTKLGKPIPPQEPEVIGGAKKSVSSTPKINFVASGGLGVNSGNGETIKEEEEETPEPDIQPVGQDYIEEIKSDDGKVISFNCKLCECRFNDPNAKEMHMKGRRHRLQYKKKVNPDLVVDVKPSLRQRKIQEEKMRRAALREEFWARRHYPDINEGLYWDDHRRYEDEYMSMVGHGNMGPYQRMRPFPGGQAPYFQGGLPRRTESSDDKHVMARHAEIYPKDEELQAIQRIVSHTERALKIVSDLMGDGKGAKTEVKTEEKSEHQQKEDGRDNQLFSFQQGDQNRILKGVMRVGHLAKGLLLRGDTNVELVVLCADKPTLTLLKKVVEHLPTALKQVAKEQSYTVAINASEAGLIIAGDNLTVLVQFTSPIIREQQEAASGGFDRDVLSRGKCLQALAALRHTKWFQARALGLHSCVIIIRILRDLCQRVPTWSPLSPWAMELLAEKVISSVPGQSQLSPGDALRRVMEAVASGLLLPGGPGLADPCEKDNPDASGALNAQQREDLTCSAQYALRLIAYRQIFKVLGMDPLPAPQKAFRRDRSIRKRRRSGGEQEGSESDSGKMVKMQM, encoded by the exons ATGGCCACTAATAATTATTTCGGATTTACACACGGAGGAACGCAATATGG CGCAACTACTGGCGCTTATCAGGCGGGACAAGCTGGTTATGCTGTAGCCACACCAGCTACAGCTGCCGCAGCAACTTACGGTACCCAGAGAGCTACAGGCTACGACACTGCCTACCAAGCTGCTGCAGCTGCTTCTCAAGGGACTTATGCTGCTGTAGGAACTGGTGCAACACCTGCATATGAATATGGATATG gACAAACAGCAGCAACAGGTTATGCAAGTGGATATGATCAAACTGCTGCAGCAGCTGCTGCGGCCGCTGCTGTAGCCAAACCTGCCACTTATGCTACAACATACACTCAAAGAGCTACCACACAGCAGGCACAACAAGTAGCT ACAGCCGCCGTTGCAGCTGCAGCTGCTGCTAAACAGCCTACACAATATACAGCTACATACCAACCTACTGTGACAGCATATCAAACTAATTATGCTCAACCTGCTGCACAAACTACTATAGCAGCACAACCTACAACTCAAGCCAAACAAC AGGCTAATTCTACAACAACATATTCAGGATATGATGCTGCACTTTATTCAGCAGCGACAATGTATGTAGCCCAACAATCTGGGGGCGCCCAACAGAAAACTGGAGCGTggcaaaattacaaaaaagcaGGAATAGGAGCTAAAAGTATTCGTCCCAAGGCACCGCCAAAACCTCAACAATTACATTATTGTGATGTATGCAAAATTag ttGTGCTGGGCCTCAAACATATAGGGAACATTTAGAAGGTCAAAAACATAAGAAACGTGAAGCAGCCACCAAAATGGCCGCTTCTGTAGCAGTAACTAGCCAAAATCGCGCAGGAAATTCATTAAGATGTCAGTTGTGTGATGTTACTTGTACAG GTAATGACGCATACGCCGCCCATATACGTGGAGCTAAACATCAAAAAGTAGTTCTACTTCACACCAAACTTGGTAAACCGATACCACCTCAAGAACCCGAAGTTATAGGTGGAGCCAAAAAATCAGTTTCTTCAACAccgaaaattaattttgttgcCTCTGGAGGTTTGGGAGTGAATTCTGGAAATGGAGAAACTATtaaagaagaggaagaagaaacgCCAGAACCGGACATTCAACCTGTTGGTCAAgattatattgaagaaattaaaagtGACGATGGAAAG gtAATTAGTTTTAATTGTAAACTATGCGAATGTCGGTTTAATGATCCGAATGCTAAAGAAATGCACATGAAAGGCAGAAGACACAGATTACAGTATAAAAAGAAAGTAAATCCAGATCTTGTAGTTGATGTTAAACCTTCCCTCagacaaagaaaaattcaagaaGAGAAAATGAGGAGAGCT GCATTAAGAGAAGAATTTTGGGCACGTCGTCATTATCCTGATATCAATGAAGGTTTGTATTGGGATGATCATAGAAGATATGAAGATGAATATATGTCAATGGTAGGGCATGGAAATATGGGTCCTTATCAAAGAATGAGGCCATTTCCCGGAGGACAAGCACCT TATTTTCAGGGTGGATTACCACGTAGGACAGAATCTAGTGATGACAAACACGTAATGGCTCGACACGCTGAAATTTATCCTAAAGATGAAGAACTCCAAGCTATACAACGCATTGTTTCTCACACCGAAAGGGCTCTTAAAATAGTGTCCGATCTAATGGGTGACGGAAAAGGTGCTAAAACTGAAGTCAAAACTGAGGAAAAATCAGAACATCAACAAAAAGAAGATGGTCGCGACAATCAACT attttccttTCAACAGGGCGATCAAAATCGTATTCTGAAAGGCGTTATGCGTGTTGGTCATCTCGCTAAAGGTCTTCTTTTGCGTGGCGACACAAACGTCGAATTGGTCGTACTGTGCGCCGACAAACCTACTCTTACACTCTTAAAGAAAGTAGTGGAACATTTACCAACAGCATTAAAGCAAGTGGCGAAAGAACAATCTTATACTGTTGCAATCAACGCCTCTGAAGCCGGTTTGATTATTGCAGGAGACAACTTAACGGTTCTGGTACAATTCACGAGTCCAATTATTAGAGAACAGCAAG AAGCTGCGAGCGGTGGGTTCGACCGGGATGTTCTCTCACGCGGCAAGTGTCTCCAGGCGCTGGCAGCCCTCAGACATACCAAATGGTTCCAG GCAAGAGCTTTGGGTCTACATTCGTGCGTTATCATCATCCGTATCCTAAGAGATTTATGTCAAAGAGTTCCTACATGGTCACCATTATCCCCATGG gCTATGGAATTGCTTGCCGAAAAAGTTATTTCATCAGTTCCTGGTCAATCGCAGTTATCGCCTGGAGACGCGTTAAGAAGAGTTATGGAAGCAGTGGCTAGTGGTTTACTGTTACCTGGTGGTCCTGGCTTGGCAGATCCTTGTGAAAAAGACAATCCAGATGCGTCTGGTGCTTTGAATGCACAACAAAGAGAAGATTTGACGTGTTCTGCACAGTACGCCTTACGATTAATAGCATATAGGCAGATATTCAAG GTATTGGGAATGGATCCTTTACCAGCCCCTCAAAAAGCATTTCGTCGGGATAGATCTATACGTAAACGGCGCCGTTCTGGAGGTGAACAGGAGGGTTCAGAAA GTG
- the LOC130896762 gene encoding zinc finger RNA-binding protein-like isoform X4 → MATNNYFGFTHGGTQYGATTGAYQAGQAGYAVATPATAAAATYGTQRATGYDTAYQAAAAASQGTYAAVGTGATPAYEYGYGQTAATGYASGYDQTAAAAAAAAAVAKPATYATTYTQRATTQQAQQVATAAVAAAAAAKQPTQYTATYQPTVTAYQTNYAQPAAQTTIAAQPTTQAKQRYDAALYSAATMYVAQQSGGAQQKTGAWQNYKKAGIGAKSIRPKAPPKPQQLHYCDVCKISCAGPQTYREHLEGQKHKKREAATKMAASVAVTSQNRAGNSLRCQLCDVTCTGNDAYAAHIRGAKHQKVVLLHTKLGKPIPPQEPEVIGGAKKSVSSTPKINFVASGGLGVNSGNGETIKEEEEETPEPDIQPVGQDYIEEIKSDDGKVISFNCKLCECRFNDPNAKEMHMKGRRHRLQYKKKVNPDLVVDVKPSLRQRKIQEEKMRRAALREEFWARRHYPDINEGLYWDDHRRYEDEYMSMVGHGNMGPYQRMRPFPGGQAPGGLPRRTESSDDKHVMARHAEIYPKDEELQAIQRIVSHTERALKIVSDLMGDGKGAKTEVKTEEKSEHQQKEDGRDNQLFSFQQGDQNRILKGVMRVGHLAKGLLLRGDTNVELVVLCADKPTLTLLKKVVEHLPTALKQVAKEQSYTVAINASEAGLIIAGDNLTVLVQFTSPIIREQQEAASGGFDRDVLSRGKCLQALAALRHTKWFQARALGLHSCVIIIRILRDLCQRVPTWSPLSPWAMELLAEKVISSVPGQSQLSPGDALRRVMEAVASGLLLPGGPGLADPCEKDNPDASGALNAQQREDLTCSAQYALRLIAYRQIFKVLGMDPLPAPQKAFRRDRSIRKRRRSGGEQEGSESDSGKMVKMQM, encoded by the exons ATGGCCACTAATAATTATTTCGGATTTACACACGGAGGAACGCAATATGG CGCAACTACTGGCGCTTATCAGGCGGGACAAGCTGGTTATGCTGTAGCCACACCAGCTACAGCTGCCGCAGCAACTTACGGTACCCAGAGAGCTACAGGCTACGACACTGCCTACCAAGCTGCTGCAGCTGCTTCTCAAGGGACTTATGCTGCTGTAGGAACTGGTGCAACACCTGCATATGAATATGGATATG gACAAACAGCAGCAACAGGTTATGCAAGTGGATATGATCAAACTGCTGCAGCAGCTGCTGCGGCCGCTGCTGTAGCCAAACCTGCCACTTATGCTACAACATACACTCAAAGAGCTACCACACAGCAGGCACAACAAGTAGCT ACAGCCGCCGTTGCAGCTGCAGCTGCTGCTAAACAGCCTACACAATATACAGCTACATACCAACCTACTGTGACAGCATATCAAACTAATTATGCTCAACCTGCTGCACAAACTACTATAGCAGCACAACCTACAACTCAAGCCAAACAAC GATATGATGCTGCACTTTATTCAGCAGCGACAATGTATGTAGCCCAACAATCTGGGGGCGCCCAACAGAAAACTGGAGCGTggcaaaattacaaaaaagcaGGAATAGGAGCTAAAAGTATTCGTCCCAAGGCACCGCCAAAACCTCAACAATTACATTATTGTGATGTATGCAAAATTag ttGTGCTGGGCCTCAAACATATAGGGAACATTTAGAAGGTCAAAAACATAAGAAACGTGAAGCAGCCACCAAAATGGCCGCTTCTGTAGCAGTAACTAGCCAAAATCGCGCAGGAAATTCATTAAGATGTCAGTTGTGTGATGTTACTTGTACAG GTAATGACGCATACGCCGCCCATATACGTGGAGCTAAACATCAAAAAGTAGTTCTACTTCACACCAAACTTGGTAAACCGATACCACCTCAAGAACCCGAAGTTATAGGTGGAGCCAAAAAATCAGTTTCTTCAACAccgaaaattaattttgttgcCTCTGGAGGTTTGGGAGTGAATTCTGGAAATGGAGAAACTATtaaagaagaggaagaagaaacgCCAGAACCGGACATTCAACCTGTTGGTCAAgattatattgaagaaattaaaagtGACGATGGAAAG gtAATTAGTTTTAATTGTAAACTATGCGAATGTCGGTTTAATGATCCGAATGCTAAAGAAATGCACATGAAAGGCAGAAGACACAGATTACAGTATAAAAAGAAAGTAAATCCAGATCTTGTAGTTGATGTTAAACCTTCCCTCagacaaagaaaaattcaagaaGAGAAAATGAGGAGAGCT GCATTAAGAGAAGAATTTTGGGCACGTCGTCATTATCCTGATATCAATGAAGGTTTGTATTGGGATGATCATAGAAGATATGAAGATGAATATATGTCAATGGTAGGGCATGGAAATATGGGTCCTTATCAAAGAATGAGGCCATTTCCCGGAGGACAAGCACCT GGTGGATTACCACGTAGGACAGAATCTAGTGATGACAAACACGTAATGGCTCGACACGCTGAAATTTATCCTAAAGATGAAGAACTCCAAGCTATACAACGCATTGTTTCTCACACCGAAAGGGCTCTTAAAATAGTGTCCGATCTAATGGGTGACGGAAAAGGTGCTAAAACTGAAGTCAAAACTGAGGAAAAATCAGAACATCAACAAAAAGAAGATGGTCGCGACAATCAACT attttccttTCAACAGGGCGATCAAAATCGTATTCTGAAAGGCGTTATGCGTGTTGGTCATCTCGCTAAAGGTCTTCTTTTGCGTGGCGACACAAACGTCGAATTGGTCGTACTGTGCGCCGACAAACCTACTCTTACACTCTTAAAGAAAGTAGTGGAACATTTACCAACAGCATTAAAGCAAGTGGCGAAAGAACAATCTTATACTGTTGCAATCAACGCCTCTGAAGCCGGTTTGATTATTGCAGGAGACAACTTAACGGTTCTGGTACAATTCACGAGTCCAATTATTAGAGAACAGCAAG AAGCTGCGAGCGGTGGGTTCGACCGGGATGTTCTCTCACGCGGCAAGTGTCTCCAGGCGCTGGCAGCCCTCAGACATACCAAATGGTTCCAG GCAAGAGCTTTGGGTCTACATTCGTGCGTTATCATCATCCGTATCCTAAGAGATTTATGTCAAAGAGTTCCTACATGGTCACCATTATCCCCATGG gCTATGGAATTGCTTGCCGAAAAAGTTATTTCATCAGTTCCTGGTCAATCGCAGTTATCGCCTGGAGACGCGTTAAGAAGAGTTATGGAAGCAGTGGCTAGTGGTTTACTGTTACCTGGTGGTCCTGGCTTGGCAGATCCTTGTGAAAAAGACAATCCAGATGCGTCTGGTGCTTTGAATGCACAACAAAGAGAAGATTTGACGTGTTCTGCACAGTACGCCTTACGATTAATAGCATATAGGCAGATATTCAAG GTATTGGGAATGGATCCTTTACCAGCCCCTCAAAAAGCATTTCGTCGGGATAGATCTATACGTAAACGGCGCCGTTCTGGAGGTGAACAGGAGGGTTCAGAAA GTG
- the LOC130896762 gene encoding zinc finger RNA-binding protein-like isoform X2 yields the protein MATNNYFGFTHGGTQYGATTGAYQAGQAGYAVATPATAAAATYGTQRATGYDTAYQAAAAASQGTYAAVGTGATPAYEYGYGQTAATGYASGYDQTAAAAAAAAAVAKPATYATTYTQRATTQQAQQVATAAVAAAAAAKQPTQYTATYQPTVTAYQTNYAQPAAQTTIAAQPTTQAKQQANSTTTYSGYDAALYSAATMYVAQQSGGAQQKTGAWQNYKKAGIGAKSIRPKAPPKPQQLHYCDVCKISCAGPQTYREHLEGQKHKKREAATKMAASVAVTSQNRAGNSLRCQLCDVTCTGNDAYAAHIRGAKHQKVVLLHTKLGKPIPPQEPEVIGGAKKSVSSTPKINFVASGGLGVNSGNGETIKEEEEETPEPDIQPVGQDYIEEIKSDDGKVISFNCKLCECRFNDPNAKEMHMKGRRHRLQYKKKVNPDLVVDVKPSLRQRKIQEEKMRRAALREEFWARRHYPDINEGLYWDDHRRYEDEYMSMVGHGNMGPYQRMRPFPGGQAPGGLPRRTESSDDKHVMARHAEIYPKDEELQAIQRIVSHTERALKIVSDLMGDGKGAKTEVKTEEKSEHQQKEDGRDNQLFSFQQGDQNRILKGVMRVGHLAKGLLLRGDTNVELVVLCADKPTLTLLKKVVEHLPTALKQVAKEQSYTVAINASEAGLIIAGDNLTVLVQFTSPIIREQQEAASGGFDRDVLSRGKCLQALAALRHTKWFQARALGLHSCVIIIRILRDLCQRVPTWSPLSPWAMELLAEKVISSVPGQSQLSPGDALRRVMEAVASGLLLPGGPGLADPCEKDNPDASGALNAQQREDLTCSAQYALRLIAYRQIFKVLGMDPLPAPQKAFRRDRSIRKRRRSGGEQEGSESDSGKMVKMQM from the exons ATGGCCACTAATAATTATTTCGGATTTACACACGGAGGAACGCAATATGG CGCAACTACTGGCGCTTATCAGGCGGGACAAGCTGGTTATGCTGTAGCCACACCAGCTACAGCTGCCGCAGCAACTTACGGTACCCAGAGAGCTACAGGCTACGACACTGCCTACCAAGCTGCTGCAGCTGCTTCTCAAGGGACTTATGCTGCTGTAGGAACTGGTGCAACACCTGCATATGAATATGGATATG gACAAACAGCAGCAACAGGTTATGCAAGTGGATATGATCAAACTGCTGCAGCAGCTGCTGCGGCCGCTGCTGTAGCCAAACCTGCCACTTATGCTACAACATACACTCAAAGAGCTACCACACAGCAGGCACAACAAGTAGCT ACAGCCGCCGTTGCAGCTGCAGCTGCTGCTAAACAGCCTACACAATATACAGCTACATACCAACCTACTGTGACAGCATATCAAACTAATTATGCTCAACCTGCTGCACAAACTACTATAGCAGCACAACCTACAACTCAAGCCAAACAAC AGGCTAATTCTACAACAACATATTCAGGATATGATGCTGCACTTTATTCAGCAGCGACAATGTATGTAGCCCAACAATCTGGGGGCGCCCAACAGAAAACTGGAGCGTggcaaaattacaaaaaagcaGGAATAGGAGCTAAAAGTATTCGTCCCAAGGCACCGCCAAAACCTCAACAATTACATTATTGTGATGTATGCAAAATTag ttGTGCTGGGCCTCAAACATATAGGGAACATTTAGAAGGTCAAAAACATAAGAAACGTGAAGCAGCCACCAAAATGGCCGCTTCTGTAGCAGTAACTAGCCAAAATCGCGCAGGAAATTCATTAAGATGTCAGTTGTGTGATGTTACTTGTACAG GTAATGACGCATACGCCGCCCATATACGTGGAGCTAAACATCAAAAAGTAGTTCTACTTCACACCAAACTTGGTAAACCGATACCACCTCAAGAACCCGAAGTTATAGGTGGAGCCAAAAAATCAGTTTCTTCAACAccgaaaattaattttgttgcCTCTGGAGGTTTGGGAGTGAATTCTGGAAATGGAGAAACTATtaaagaagaggaagaagaaacgCCAGAACCGGACATTCAACCTGTTGGTCAAgattatattgaagaaattaaaagtGACGATGGAAAG gtAATTAGTTTTAATTGTAAACTATGCGAATGTCGGTTTAATGATCCGAATGCTAAAGAAATGCACATGAAAGGCAGAAGACACAGATTACAGTATAAAAAGAAAGTAAATCCAGATCTTGTAGTTGATGTTAAACCTTCCCTCagacaaagaaaaattcaagaaGAGAAAATGAGGAGAGCT GCATTAAGAGAAGAATTTTGGGCACGTCGTCATTATCCTGATATCAATGAAGGTTTGTATTGGGATGATCATAGAAGATATGAAGATGAATATATGTCAATGGTAGGGCATGGAAATATGGGTCCTTATCAAAGAATGAGGCCATTTCCCGGAGGACAAGCACCT GGTGGATTACCACGTAGGACAGAATCTAGTGATGACAAACACGTAATGGCTCGACACGCTGAAATTTATCCTAAAGATGAAGAACTCCAAGCTATACAACGCATTGTTTCTCACACCGAAAGGGCTCTTAAAATAGTGTCCGATCTAATGGGTGACGGAAAAGGTGCTAAAACTGAAGTCAAAACTGAGGAAAAATCAGAACATCAACAAAAAGAAGATGGTCGCGACAATCAACT attttccttTCAACAGGGCGATCAAAATCGTATTCTGAAAGGCGTTATGCGTGTTGGTCATCTCGCTAAAGGTCTTCTTTTGCGTGGCGACACAAACGTCGAATTGGTCGTACTGTGCGCCGACAAACCTACTCTTACACTCTTAAAGAAAGTAGTGGAACATTTACCAACAGCATTAAAGCAAGTGGCGAAAGAACAATCTTATACTGTTGCAATCAACGCCTCTGAAGCCGGTTTGATTATTGCAGGAGACAACTTAACGGTTCTGGTACAATTCACGAGTCCAATTATTAGAGAACAGCAAG AAGCTGCGAGCGGTGGGTTCGACCGGGATGTTCTCTCACGCGGCAAGTGTCTCCAGGCGCTGGCAGCCCTCAGACATACCAAATGGTTCCAG GCAAGAGCTTTGGGTCTACATTCGTGCGTTATCATCATCCGTATCCTAAGAGATTTATGTCAAAGAGTTCCTACATGGTCACCATTATCCCCATGG gCTATGGAATTGCTTGCCGAAAAAGTTATTTCATCAGTTCCTGGTCAATCGCAGTTATCGCCTGGAGACGCGTTAAGAAGAGTTATGGAAGCAGTGGCTAGTGGTTTACTGTTACCTGGTGGTCCTGGCTTGGCAGATCCTTGTGAAAAAGACAATCCAGATGCGTCTGGTGCTTTGAATGCACAACAAAGAGAAGATTTGACGTGTTCTGCACAGTACGCCTTACGATTAATAGCATATAGGCAGATATTCAAG GTATTGGGAATGGATCCTTTACCAGCCCCTCAAAAAGCATTTCGTCGGGATAGATCTATACGTAAACGGCGCCGTTCTGGAGGTGAACAGGAGGGTTCAGAAA GTG
- the LOC130896762 gene encoding zinc finger RNA-binding protein-like isoform X3 yields MATNNYFGFTHGGTQYGATTGAYQAGQAGYAVATPATAAAATYGTQRATGYDTAYQAAAAASQGTYAAVGTGATPAYEYGYGQTAATGYASGYDQTAAAAAAAAAVAKPATYATTYTQRATTQQAQQVATAAVAAAAAAKQPTQYTATYQPTVTAYQTNYAQPAAQTTIAAQPTTQAKQRYDAALYSAATMYVAQQSGGAQQKTGAWQNYKKAGIGAKSIRPKAPPKPQQLHYCDVCKISCAGPQTYREHLEGQKHKKREAATKMAASVAVTSQNRAGNSLRCQLCDVTCTGNDAYAAHIRGAKHQKVVLLHTKLGKPIPPQEPEVIGGAKKSVSSTPKINFVASGGLGVNSGNGETIKEEEEETPEPDIQPVGQDYIEEIKSDDGKVISFNCKLCECRFNDPNAKEMHMKGRRHRLQYKKKVNPDLVVDVKPSLRQRKIQEEKMRRAALREEFWARRHYPDINEGLYWDDHRRYEDEYMSMVGHGNMGPYQRMRPFPGGQAPYFQGGLPRRTESSDDKHVMARHAEIYPKDEELQAIQRIVSHTERALKIVSDLMGDGKGAKTEVKTEEKSEHQQKEDGRDNQLFSFQQGDQNRILKGVMRVGHLAKGLLLRGDTNVELVVLCADKPTLTLLKKVVEHLPTALKQVAKEQSYTVAINASEAGLIIAGDNLTVLVQFTSPIIREQQEAASGGFDRDVLSRGKCLQALAALRHTKWFQARALGLHSCVIIIRILRDLCQRVPTWSPLSPWAMELLAEKVISSVPGQSQLSPGDALRRVMEAVASGLLLPGGPGLADPCEKDNPDASGALNAQQREDLTCSAQYALRLIAYRQIFKVLGMDPLPAPQKAFRRDRSIRKRRRSGGEQEGSESDSGKMVKMQM; encoded by the exons ATGGCCACTAATAATTATTTCGGATTTACACACGGAGGAACGCAATATGG CGCAACTACTGGCGCTTATCAGGCGGGACAAGCTGGTTATGCTGTAGCCACACCAGCTACAGCTGCCGCAGCAACTTACGGTACCCAGAGAGCTACAGGCTACGACACTGCCTACCAAGCTGCTGCAGCTGCTTCTCAAGGGACTTATGCTGCTGTAGGAACTGGTGCAACACCTGCATATGAATATGGATATG gACAAACAGCAGCAACAGGTTATGCAAGTGGATATGATCAAACTGCTGCAGCAGCTGCTGCGGCCGCTGCTGTAGCCAAACCTGCCACTTATGCTACAACATACACTCAAAGAGCTACCACACAGCAGGCACAACAAGTAGCT ACAGCCGCCGTTGCAGCTGCAGCTGCTGCTAAACAGCCTACACAATATACAGCTACATACCAACCTACTGTGACAGCATATCAAACTAATTATGCTCAACCTGCTGCACAAACTACTATAGCAGCACAACCTACAACTCAAGCCAAACAAC GATATGATGCTGCACTTTATTCAGCAGCGACAATGTATGTAGCCCAACAATCTGGGGGCGCCCAACAGAAAACTGGAGCGTggcaaaattacaaaaaagcaGGAATAGGAGCTAAAAGTATTCGTCCCAAGGCACCGCCAAAACCTCAACAATTACATTATTGTGATGTATGCAAAATTag ttGTGCTGGGCCTCAAACATATAGGGAACATTTAGAAGGTCAAAAACATAAGAAACGTGAAGCAGCCACCAAAATGGCCGCTTCTGTAGCAGTAACTAGCCAAAATCGCGCAGGAAATTCATTAAGATGTCAGTTGTGTGATGTTACTTGTACAG GTAATGACGCATACGCCGCCCATATACGTGGAGCTAAACATCAAAAAGTAGTTCTACTTCACACCAAACTTGGTAAACCGATACCACCTCAAGAACCCGAAGTTATAGGTGGAGCCAAAAAATCAGTTTCTTCAACAccgaaaattaattttgttgcCTCTGGAGGTTTGGGAGTGAATTCTGGAAATGGAGAAACTATtaaagaagaggaagaagaaacgCCAGAACCGGACATTCAACCTGTTGGTCAAgattatattgaagaaattaaaagtGACGATGGAAAG gtAATTAGTTTTAATTGTAAACTATGCGAATGTCGGTTTAATGATCCGAATGCTAAAGAAATGCACATGAAAGGCAGAAGACACAGATTACAGTATAAAAAGAAAGTAAATCCAGATCTTGTAGTTGATGTTAAACCTTCCCTCagacaaagaaaaattcaagaaGAGAAAATGAGGAGAGCT GCATTAAGAGAAGAATTTTGGGCACGTCGTCATTATCCTGATATCAATGAAGGTTTGTATTGGGATGATCATAGAAGATATGAAGATGAATATATGTCAATGGTAGGGCATGGAAATATGGGTCCTTATCAAAGAATGAGGCCATTTCCCGGAGGACAAGCACCT TATTTTCAGGGTGGATTACCACGTAGGACAGAATCTAGTGATGACAAACACGTAATGGCTCGACACGCTGAAATTTATCCTAAAGATGAAGAACTCCAAGCTATACAACGCATTGTTTCTCACACCGAAAGGGCTCTTAAAATAGTGTCCGATCTAATGGGTGACGGAAAAGGTGCTAAAACTGAAGTCAAAACTGAGGAAAAATCAGAACATCAACAAAAAGAAGATGGTCGCGACAATCAACT attttccttTCAACAGGGCGATCAAAATCGTATTCTGAAAGGCGTTATGCGTGTTGGTCATCTCGCTAAAGGTCTTCTTTTGCGTGGCGACACAAACGTCGAATTGGTCGTACTGTGCGCCGACAAACCTACTCTTACACTCTTAAAGAAAGTAGTGGAACATTTACCAACAGCATTAAAGCAAGTGGCGAAAGAACAATCTTATACTGTTGCAATCAACGCCTCTGAAGCCGGTTTGATTATTGCAGGAGACAACTTAACGGTTCTGGTACAATTCACGAGTCCAATTATTAGAGAACAGCAAG AAGCTGCGAGCGGTGGGTTCGACCGGGATGTTCTCTCACGCGGCAAGTGTCTCCAGGCGCTGGCAGCCCTCAGACATACCAAATGGTTCCAG GCAAGAGCTTTGGGTCTACATTCGTGCGTTATCATCATCCGTATCCTAAGAGATTTATGTCAAAGAGTTCCTACATGGTCACCATTATCCCCATGG gCTATGGAATTGCTTGCCGAAAAAGTTATTTCATCAGTTCCTGGTCAATCGCAGTTATCGCCTGGAGACGCGTTAAGAAGAGTTATGGAAGCAGTGGCTAGTGGTTTACTGTTACCTGGTGGTCCTGGCTTGGCAGATCCTTGTGAAAAAGACAATCCAGATGCGTCTGGTGCTTTGAATGCACAACAAAGAGAAGATTTGACGTGTTCTGCACAGTACGCCTTACGATTAATAGCATATAGGCAGATATTCAAG GTATTGGGAATGGATCCTTTACCAGCCCCTCAAAAAGCATTTCGTCGGGATAGATCTATACGTAAACGGCGCCGTTCTGGAGGTGAACAGGAGGGTTCAGAAA GTG